Proteins encoded within one genomic window of Thermoleophilaceae bacterium:
- a CDS encoding TetR family transcriptional regulator, with protein MPAPEPLRMRKKRQTRERIVDEALRLFAERGIEGTTADHIAAAADVSRRTFFRYFARKEDVVVEWKRQGAEAVRAAVAARPADEPPLTAVHHALAQIVERYQPDADTVLGLIRLIESSPALRARKSEGEYPSWESSIAEEVAARLGVDPETDLRPRLVAQLGMAILSTAVETWIARGGRGDVAPLLDEAFEAAAGELAAPIA; from the coding sequence ATGCCCGCCCCCGAGCCCCTCCGGATGCGCAAGAAGCGCCAGACCCGCGAGCGGATCGTCGACGAGGCGCTGCGCCTGTTCGCCGAGCGCGGAATCGAGGGCACGACGGCGGACCACATCGCCGCGGCGGCGGACGTCTCCCGCCGCACCTTCTTCCGCTACTTCGCCCGCAAGGAGGATGTGGTGGTGGAGTGGAAGCGCCAGGGCGCGGAGGCGGTCCGCGCGGCCGTGGCGGCGCGCCCGGCGGATGAGCCGCCGCTCACCGCCGTCCACCACGCGCTCGCCCAGATCGTCGAGCGCTACCAGCCCGACGCGGACACGGTGCTCGGCCTGATCCGCCTCATCGAGAGCTCGCCGGCGCTGCGCGCGCGCAAGAGCGAGGGCGAGTACCCGTCGTGGGAGAGCTCGATCGCGGAGGAGGTGGCCGCCCGCCTGGGCGTGGACCCCGAGACCGACCTGCGGCCGCGGCTGGTGGCGCAGCTCGGGATGGCCATCCTCTCCACTGCCGTCGAGACGTGGATCGCGCGCGGCGGCCGCGGCGACGTGGCGCCGCTGCTGGACGAGGCATTCGAGGCGGCGGCCGGCGAGCTCGCCGCCCCGATTGCCTGA